The following proteins are encoded in a genomic region of Bradyrhizobium sp. SK17:
- a CDS encoding dienelactone hydrolase family protein, whose product MRTHIVAALFAIAMVTSANAAIREEPVSYSDGETTMKGFVVYDDASAAKQPGIVMVHEWWGITKHIHDEARNFAQQGYTVLIADMYGDAKTADNPKDAGALSSSVMKSPSVMEARFNAARSQLAKQASVDPKRIGAVGYCFGGAVVLNMARAGADLAAVAGFHASLGLNTPAPAPGTVKAKVLIMNGADDSFVKPEQYAALKKDFDAAKVEYRIIEYPGAVHAFTNPEATELGKKFNIPIRYDAKADQESKAEAAKFFAADLKK is encoded by the coding sequence ATGCGAACCCATATCGTCGCCGCACTTTTCGCGATCGCAATGGTCACAAGTGCAAACGCCGCGATCCGCGAGGAGCCGGTCTCCTATTCGGACGGCGAGACCACGATGAAGGGCTTCGTGGTCTATGACGACGCGAGCGCGGCCAAGCAACCCGGCATCGTGATGGTGCATGAATGGTGGGGCATCACCAAGCACATCCATGACGAGGCGCGGAATTTCGCACAGCAGGGCTATACGGTCCTGATCGCCGACATGTATGGCGACGCCAAGACCGCGGATAATCCGAAGGACGCCGGTGCGCTGTCATCCTCGGTGATGAAGAGCCCGTCGGTGATGGAGGCGCGTTTCAACGCTGCGCGGTCGCAACTTGCCAAGCAGGCCTCGGTCGATCCCAAGCGGATCGGTGCGGTCGGCTACTGCTTCGGCGGCGCGGTGGTGCTGAACATGGCGCGTGCCGGCGCCGATCTCGCCGCGGTAGCTGGGTTCCACGCGTCGCTTGGTCTGAATACGCCCGCACCGGCGCCGGGTACCGTCAAGGCCAAGGTTCTGATCATGAACGGTGCGGACGATTCCTTCGTGAAGCCGGAGCAGTACGCTGCGCTGAAGAAGGACTTTGACGCCGCGAAGGTCGAGTATCGGATCATCGAATATCCCGGCGCAGTGCACGCCTTCACCAATCCGGAAGCCACCGAGCTCGGCAAGAAGTTCAACATTCCGATCAGGTACGACGCCAAGGCGGATCAGGAATCCAAGGCCGAGGCTGCCAAGTTCTTTGCCGCCGACCTGAAGAAATGA